A window of the Gemmatirosa kalamazoonensis genome harbors these coding sequences:
- a CDS encoding dihydroneopterin aldolase — MGDSLAVSLRGLRFHALVGILPHEREIAQPLEVDITVWRDDASRAAPLLDYRALHDVVSARVRGAEIRYLEDFAHDVCDGALALDGVARARIAVRKPHVPLGAPLDHAEVVLERERAS; from the coding sequence ATGGGCGACTCGCTCGCCGTCTCGCTGCGCGGCCTCCGCTTTCACGCGCTCGTCGGCATCCTGCCGCACGAGCGCGAGATCGCGCAGCCGCTGGAGGTCGACATCACGGTGTGGCGCGACGACGCGTCGCGGGCGGCGCCGCTGCTCGACTACCGCGCGCTGCACGACGTCGTGTCGGCGCGCGTTCGTGGCGCGGAGATCCGGTACCTCGAGGACTTCGCGCACGACGTGTGCGACGGCGCGCTCGCGCTCGACGGCGTGGCGCGCGCGCGCATCGCGGTGCGCAAGCCGCACGTGCCGCTCGGTGCGCCGCTGGACCACGCCGAGGTCGTGCTGGAGCGCGAGCGCGCGTCGTGA
- a CDS encoding phosphoribosylanthranilate isomerase — protein sequence MIGRPVERRGPAVKFCGLTRLQDAAEGARLGARYLGAIFAGGPRLVSSASAAQIFSAGRAAAALSWQSVPRCVGVMGTQSPSEIAELAGEASLDAVQLHADPTPEHVQRVREATGREVWAVLRVEGAALPPNAAELFAAADAVVLDAKVNGKLGGTGVALDWLALHDAAAAVRGATRLVLAGGLTPGNVTRAAEAMHPDVVDVSSGVEEAPGQKDHALMRAFAQGAAAVAPRTQPGTPSQ from the coding sequence ATGATCGGGCGCCCGGTGGAGCGGCGCGGCCCGGCCGTGAAGTTCTGCGGCCTCACCCGCCTGCAGGACGCGGCGGAAGGCGCGCGACTCGGCGCACGGTACCTCGGCGCGATCTTCGCCGGCGGGCCGCGACTCGTCAGCTCCGCGAGCGCCGCGCAGATCTTCTCGGCCGGCCGCGCGGCGGCGGCGCTGTCGTGGCAGTCGGTGCCGCGGTGCGTCGGCGTCATGGGCACGCAGTCGCCGTCGGAGATCGCGGAGCTGGCGGGCGAGGCGAGCCTCGACGCGGTGCAGCTTCACGCCGACCCGACGCCGGAGCACGTGCAGCGCGTGCGCGAGGCGACGGGGCGCGAGGTGTGGGCGGTGCTCCGCGTGGAGGGCGCCGCGCTGCCGCCTAACGCGGCCGAGCTGTTCGCCGCCGCCGATGCGGTGGTGCTCGACGCGAAGGTCAACGGAAAGCTCGGCGGCACGGGCGTGGCGCTGGACTGGCTCGCGCTGCACGACGCGGCCGCTGCGGTACGTGGCGCGACGCGGCTCGTGCTCGCGGGCGGGCTCACGCCGGGGAACGTCACGCGTGCCGCCGAGGCGATGCACCCCGACGTCGTCGACGTGTCGTCGGGGGTGGAAGAGGCGCCGGGGCAGAAGGACCACGCGCTCATGCGCGCGTTCGCACAGGGCGCCGCGGCGGTCGCGCCGCGCACGCAGCCCGGTACACCATCTCAGTGA
- the rlmN gene encoding 23S rRNA (adenine(2503)-C(2))-methyltransferase RlmN has product MSVELPMFDGGSEADGAAASRPRGVPIPTHGPGGRFNLLNLAPAEAERVVAEFLRERGHPAYRARQIVPRLWERPVRAFDEITDLPKALRAELDEHFELPRLECTARQRSSDGTQKFLFRLTDGQAVETVAIPDADRLTFCISSQAGCALKCSFCATGVMGFARNLQPFEIAGQVRELALLDPPLVATNIVFMGMGEPLMNWKAVDRVLSILNDPKGFGIGARHITVSTVGVLPGIVALGERPEQFRLALSIHAPNDALRATLMPVNTKYPLAEVIAAAKEFDRRVTFEYVMLGGVNDRLEHARELAALALDCRAFVNLIPLHPGGAVGFVPTPANEIDRFARELRERGVEVAVRKSRGVDIAAACGQLRVERLGRRAPRTADQHGEIQVA; this is encoded by the coding sequence ATGAGCGTCGAGCTACCGATGTTCGACGGTGGGTCGGAGGCGGACGGCGCCGCGGCGTCGCGTCCGCGGGGCGTGCCCATCCCGACGCACGGCCCGGGCGGTCGGTTCAACCTGCTGAACCTCGCGCCCGCCGAGGCCGAGCGCGTCGTCGCGGAGTTCCTGCGCGAGCGCGGGCACCCCGCGTACCGCGCGCGCCAGATCGTGCCGCGCCTGTGGGAGCGGCCGGTGCGCGCGTTCGACGAGATCACCGACCTGCCGAAGGCGCTGCGCGCGGAGCTCGACGAGCACTTCGAGCTGCCACGGCTGGAGTGCACGGCGCGTCAGCGATCGAGCGACGGCACGCAGAAGTTCCTGTTCCGGCTCACCGACGGGCAGGCCGTGGAGACGGTCGCCATCCCCGACGCGGACCGCCTCACGTTCTGCATCTCGTCGCAGGCGGGATGTGCGCTGAAGTGCTCGTTCTGCGCGACGGGCGTGATGGGCTTCGCGCGCAACCTGCAGCCGTTCGAGATCGCGGGACAGGTGCGCGAGCTCGCGCTGCTCGATCCGCCGCTCGTCGCGACGAACATCGTGTTCATGGGCATGGGCGAGCCGCTCATGAACTGGAAGGCGGTCGACCGTGTGCTGTCGATCCTGAACGACCCGAAGGGGTTCGGCATCGGCGCGCGGCACATCACGGTGTCGACGGTCGGCGTGCTGCCGGGCATCGTCGCGCTGGGCGAGCGCCCGGAGCAGTTCCGCCTCGCACTGTCGATCCACGCGCCTAACGACGCGCTGCGCGCGACGCTCATGCCGGTGAACACGAAGTACCCGCTCGCCGAGGTGATCGCGGCGGCGAAGGAGTTCGATCGCCGCGTGACGTTCGAGTACGTGATGCTCGGCGGGGTCAACGACCGGCTCGAGCACGCGCGCGAGCTGGCGGCGCTCGCCCTGGACTGCCGCGCGTTCGTGAACCTGATCCCGCTGCACCCGGGCGGCGCGGTGGGATTCGTGCCGACGCCGGCGAACGAGATCGACCGCTTCGCGCGCGAGCTGCGCGAGCGCGGCGTGGAGGTGGCGGTGCGCAAGAGCCGCGGCGTGGACATCGCCGCCGCGTGCGGGCAGCTACGGGTCGAGCGTCTCGGCCGGCGGGCGCCACGAACGGCCGACCAGCACGGTGAGATCCAGGTAGCGTGA
- a CDS encoding indole-3-glycerol phosphate synthase TrpC codes for MLVDEAERRGRALEPRAGELERLAADAPLVPSFARALRRASVGVIAEIKRRSPSKGDIAPGLSAADQARAYAAGGAAALSVLTEPTRFGGSEADLRDARDAVSVPLLKKDFHVAPAQVIEARVLGASALLLIARALRPTQLRALAALAADVGLDVLVEVRDERELETALSTEAAVIGVNNRNLETLAIDLATGERLVPLIPPDRVAVFESGVSTSAEVERAAAAGADAVLVGSSVSASADPTAAVRALASVARVGRRASVAA; via the coding sequence ATGCTCGTCGACGAGGCCGAGCGCCGCGGCCGGGCGCTCGAGCCCCGAGCGGGTGAGCTCGAGCGGCTCGCCGCCGACGCGCCCCTCGTCCCGTCGTTCGCCCGTGCGCTGCGACGCGCGTCGGTCGGCGTGATCGCCGAGATCAAGCGCCGCTCGCCGTCGAAGGGCGACATCGCCCCGGGCCTCTCCGCCGCCGACCAGGCGCGCGCCTACGCCGCCGGCGGGGCCGCCGCGCTCTCGGTGCTCACCGAGCCGACGCGCTTCGGGGGCAGCGAGGCGGACCTGCGCGACGCCCGCGACGCGGTGTCCGTTCCGCTGCTGAAGAAGGACTTCCACGTCGCCCCGGCGCAGGTGATCGAGGCCCGCGTCCTCGGCGCGAGCGCGCTGCTGCTCATCGCCCGCGCGCTGCGCCCGACCCAGCTTCGCGCGCTCGCCGCGCTCGCCGCCGACGTCGGCCTCGACGTGCTCGTCGAGGTGCGCGACGAGCGCGAGCTGGAGACGGCGCTGTCGACCGAGGCGGCAGTAATCGGCGTCAACAACCGGAACCTCGAGACGCTCGCCATCGACCTCGCGACCGGCGAGCGGCTGGTGCCGCTGATCCCGCCCGACCGCGTCGCGGTGTTCGAGAGCGGTGTGAGCACGTCGGCCGAGGTCGAGCGCGCCGCGGCGGCCGGTGCCGACGCCGTGCTCGTCGGCTCCAGCGTCTCCGCGTCCGCCGATCCGACCGCCGCGGTGCGCGCGCTCGCCTCCGTCGCACGCGTCGGCCGACGCGCGTCGGTGGCGGCATGA
- the folK gene encoding 2-amino-4-hydroxy-6-hydroxymethyldihydropteridine diphosphokinase, whose translation MSVEQAYVALGSNLGDRAAHLAFARDEIARLPDTRVVAATDVEETAPHGPVEQGPFLNQMLLVETSLGPEALLDALHDVERRAGRDRRREVRWGPRPLDCDIVRYGERAISTLRLTLPHPGIASRDWWRRELAALGSDSVTDTNSRPTTSHDVHLALPAWAQVGEKRLAHIKRVTTLLAQWAPVIACDEGEAAAMRDAGAWHDALRDAPEALLRDLTGDHESPTELLHGPAAAVMLEREGETRTEVLDAVRWHTIGSARWGRVGRALYVADFLEPGRKFAATDRAFLAALVGRDFDGVLRQVVRMRIEWSLREGLEIFPETASFWNSVR comes from the coding sequence GTGAGCGTGGAGCAGGCCTACGTGGCGCTCGGCTCCAACCTCGGCGACCGCGCGGCCCACCTCGCGTTCGCGCGCGACGAGATCGCGCGACTCCCGGACACGCGCGTCGTCGCCGCCACCGACGTCGAGGAGACCGCTCCACACGGTCCGGTGGAACAGGGGCCGTTCCTGAACCAGATGCTGCTCGTCGAGACCTCGCTCGGGCCCGAGGCGCTGCTCGATGCGCTGCACGACGTCGAGCGTCGCGCGGGGCGCGACCGCCGGCGCGAGGTGCGGTGGGGGCCGCGTCCGCTCGACTGCGACATCGTGAGGTACGGCGAGCGCGCCATCAGCACGCTGCGTCTCACGCTGCCGCACCCCGGCATCGCGTCGCGCGACTGGTGGCGTCGCGAGCTCGCCGCGTTAGGATCCGATTCCGTGACCGACACCAACAGCCGTCCGACGACGTCCCACGACGTGCACCTCGCGCTCCCCGCGTGGGCGCAGGTCGGCGAGAAGCGCCTCGCGCACATCAAGCGAGTGACCACACTGCTCGCGCAGTGGGCGCCGGTCATCGCATGCGACGAGGGCGAGGCCGCGGCCATGCGCGACGCGGGCGCCTGGCACGACGCGCTGCGCGATGCGCCCGAGGCGCTGCTGCGGGACCTCACCGGCGACCACGAGTCGCCCACGGAGCTGCTGCACGGTCCCGCGGCGGCGGTGATGCTCGAGCGCGAAGGGGAGACGCGCACCGAGGTGCTCGACGCGGTGCGGTGGCACACCATCGGGTCGGCGCGGTGGGGACGCGTGGGGCGCGCGCTCTACGTCGCCGACTTCCTCGAGCCGGGGCGGAAGTTCGCGGCGACCGACCGCGCGTTCCTCGCCGCGCTCGTCGGTCGCGACTTCGACGGCGTGCTGCGCCAGGTCGTGCGCATGCGGATCGAGTGGTCGCTGCGCGAGGGGCTCGAGATCTTCCCCGAGACGGCGAGCTTCTGGAACTCCGTGCGCTGA
- the aspS gene encoding aspartate--tRNA ligase, with the protein MTTVLPSASDTASPVASPLATSLRSHTCGALRAEHAGARVTLGGWVHRSRDLGGLVFLDLRDRDGVVQVSFDPSSADDETRRTAAAVGIESVVLVEGEVVLRPAERRNAEMATGEVEVRATAIRVVGAAETPAIPVARGRGEKLPSEDLRLRYRYLDLRRPELQHSLMLRHRLAQRTRRYLSDNGFLELETPILTKPTPEGARDYLVPSRVHAGEFYALPQSPQIYKQLFMVAGFDRYFQIARCFRDEDLRADRQPEFTQIDIEASFVDQDDIIRLAEGLIVELFAENGVEVTAPFRRMTYRDAMEGYGIDRPDLRYDLKLSDVSDVFRGTEFGVAATVLDAGGRFRGLVAPGGARFSRKEQDELQALAKGAGAHGAIFLKRTDGKLEGGPAKFLRPDAADALGLTDGDMAIIVAGPDHVTSPALDRIRQDVARRLGLVRDDALELLWVVDFPMFERDPKTGALAPMHHPFTSPMLDDAHLLDTAPEKARARAYDVVLNGTELGGGSIRISDPTLQAKIFSLLGIDDETARARFGFLLEGLRAGAPPHGGIAFGFDRIAMLWSGAGSLRDVIAFPKTTAARALFEGAPTHVPPEDLQELRLRVEEEGK; encoded by the coding sequence GTGACCACCGTCCTTCCGTCCGCCTCCGACACCGCGTCGCCGGTCGCGTCGCCGCTCGCGACGTCCCTGCGCAGCCACACCTGCGGCGCCCTGCGCGCCGAGCACGCCGGCGCCCGCGTCACGCTCGGCGGCTGGGTGCACCGCAGCCGCGACCTCGGCGGGCTCGTGTTCCTCGACCTGCGCGACCGCGACGGGGTGGTCCAGGTGTCGTTCGACCCGTCGAGCGCCGACGACGAGACGCGCCGGACGGCGGCCGCCGTCGGCATCGAGAGCGTCGTGCTCGTCGAGGGCGAGGTCGTGCTGCGCCCGGCCGAGCGCCGCAACGCGGAGATGGCGACCGGCGAGGTCGAGGTGCGCGCGACGGCGATCCGCGTCGTCGGCGCGGCGGAGACGCCGGCCATCCCGGTGGCGCGCGGGCGCGGGGAGAAGCTCCCGTCGGAGGACCTGCGGCTGCGCTACCGCTACCTCGACCTGCGCCGCCCCGAGCTGCAGCACAGTCTCATGCTGCGCCACCGCCTCGCGCAGCGCACGCGACGCTATCTGAGCGACAACGGCTTCCTCGAGCTGGAGACGCCGATCCTCACGAAGCCGACGCCCGAGGGCGCGCGCGACTACCTGGTGCCGAGCCGCGTGCATGCGGGCGAGTTCTACGCGCTGCCGCAGTCGCCGCAGATCTACAAGCAGCTCTTCATGGTCGCGGGCTTCGACCGGTACTTCCAGATCGCGCGCTGCTTCCGCGACGAGGACCTGCGCGCCGACCGGCAGCCGGAGTTCACGCAGATCGACATCGAGGCGAGCTTCGTCGACCAGGACGACATCATCCGGCTCGCCGAGGGGCTGATCGTCGAGCTGTTCGCCGAGAACGGCGTGGAGGTGACGGCGCCGTTCCGCCGGATGACGTACCGCGACGCGATGGAAGGCTACGGCATCGACCGTCCGGATCTGCGCTACGACCTGAAGCTCTCCGACGTGAGCGACGTGTTCCGCGGCACGGAGTTCGGCGTCGCGGCGACGGTGCTCGACGCCGGCGGCCGCTTCCGCGGGCTCGTCGCGCCCGGCGGCGCGCGGTTCTCGCGCAAGGAGCAGGACGAGCTGCAGGCGCTCGCGAAGGGCGCCGGCGCGCACGGCGCGATCTTCCTCAAGCGCACCGATGGGAAGCTCGAGGGGGGGCCGGCGAAGTTCCTGCGCCCCGACGCGGCCGACGCGTTAGGCCTCACGGACGGCGACATGGCGATCATCGTCGCGGGGCCGGACCACGTCACGAGCCCCGCGCTCGACCGCATCCGACAGGACGTCGCGCGGCGCCTCGGCCTCGTGCGCGACGACGCGCTGGAGCTGCTGTGGGTCGTCGACTTCCCGATGTTCGAGCGCGACCCGAAGACCGGCGCGCTCGCGCCGATGCACCACCCGTTCACGTCGCCGATGCTCGACGACGCGCACCTGCTCGACACGGCGCCGGAGAAGGCGCGCGCCCGTGCGTACGACGTGGTGCTGAACGGCACGGAGCTCGGCGGCGGCAGCATCCGTATCAGCGACCCGACGCTGCAGGCGAAGATCTTCTCGCTGCTCGGCATCGACGACGAGACGGCGCGCGCGCGCTTCGGCTTCCTGCTCGAGGGGCTGCGCGCCGGCGCGCCGCCGCACGGCGGCATCGCGTTCGGGTTCGACCGCATCGCGATGCTGTGGTCGGGCGCCGGCTCGCTGCGCGACGTCATCGCGTTCCCGAAGACGACCGCGGCGCGCGCGCTGTTCGAGGGCGCGCCGACGCACGTGCCGCCCGAGGATCTGCAGGAGCTGCGTCTACGCGTGGAGGAGGAGGGGAAGTGA
- a CDS encoding PhoH family protein, which yields MTEDGGTQRLSTEGADQLSLAGVNDANLNELARITGARVTMRGDTLTISAPNAESLARAAELARGLIELARQGGLITPDDVLRLSLDTGRDGDGASGPADASRLALPGVRRVIQAKTSGQAEYMQKIAENDIVIGIGPAGTGKTYLAVAMAVDALVRKRVRRIVLARPAVEAGESLGFLPGDMQAKVDPYLRPLYDALDEMMPPERVAKALETRTIEIAPLAFMRGRTLGDAFVILDEAQNATNLQMKMFLTRLGVNSKIVITGDKTQIDLPNRSDSGLMQVERILTDIEGIAFHYFTDADVVRHRLVRDIIRAYADDAGD from the coding sequence GTGACGGAAGACGGCGGCACGCAACGGCTCTCGACCGAGGGCGCCGATCAGCTCTCGCTGGCGGGCGTCAACGACGCGAACCTGAACGAGCTCGCGCGGATCACGGGCGCGCGCGTCACGATGCGCGGCGACACGCTGACGATCTCGGCGCCCAACGCGGAGTCGCTGGCGCGCGCGGCCGAGCTGGCGCGTGGGCTCATCGAGCTGGCGCGGCAGGGCGGTCTCATCACGCCCGACGACGTGCTGCGCCTGAGCCTCGACACGGGGCGCGACGGCGACGGCGCCAGCGGGCCCGCCGACGCGAGCCGCCTCGCACTCCCCGGCGTGCGGCGCGTCATCCAGGCGAAGACGTCGGGCCAGGCGGAGTACATGCAGAAGATCGCCGAGAACGACATCGTGATCGGCATTGGCCCGGCGGGCACGGGCAAGACGTACCTCGCCGTCGCGATGGCGGTCGATGCGCTCGTGCGCAAGCGCGTGCGCCGCATCGTGCTCGCGCGGCCGGCCGTGGAAGCGGGCGAGAGCCTCGGCTTCCTCCCCGGCGACATGCAGGCGAAGGTCGATCCCTACCTGCGGCCGCTGTACGACGCGCTCGACGAGATGATGCCGCCCGAACGGGTGGCGAAAGCGCTCGAGACGCGCACCATCGAGATCGCGCCGCTCGCCTTCATGCGCGGCCGCACGCTCGGCGATGCGTTCGTCATCCTCGACGAGGCGCAGAACGCGACGAACCTCCAGATGAAGATGTTCCTCACGCGACTCGGCGTGAACTCGAAGATCGTCATCACGGGGGACAAGACGCAGATCGACCTTCCGAACCGCTCCGACTCGGGGCTGATGCAGGTCGAGCGCATCCTCACCGACATCGAGGGGATCGCGTTCCACTACTTCACCGATGCCGACGTCGTGCGCCACCGGCTCGTGCGGGACATCATCAGGGCGTACGCGGACGACGCGGGAGACTGA
- the trpA gene encoding tryptophan synthase subunit alpha — MTATSGTPGDELTGGGERLEVGIEARMLVTPNGFARTNAIDEKFASLRASGRKALVAYITAGHPDAARSAELLAGLADAGADIVEVGVPFSDPLADGPVIQRSSQIALEAGMTLDGTLDLVARVKPRIPSVLFTYLNPLIASGGDVLQRAVDAGLDGVLVTDLPVGADPEREAWLGGGSLAFVRLVAPTTPADRMAEIARHGSGFVYLISRLGVTGERSTMPATLPATIERLRGATTLPICVGFGISRPEQAAEVGKLADGIAVGSALVRAAGESVERALTLVRDMRTALDG; from the coding sequence ATGACCGCGACTTCCGGCACACCGGGCGACGAGCTGACCGGCGGCGGCGAGCGATTGGAGGTGGGCATCGAAGCACGCATGCTCGTGACGCCTAACGGCTTCGCGCGCACGAACGCGATCGACGAGAAGTTCGCGAGCCTGCGCGCGAGTGGTCGCAAGGCGCTCGTCGCGTACATCACGGCCGGCCATCCCGACGCCGCGCGCTCGGCGGAGCTGCTCGCCGGTCTCGCCGACGCCGGCGCCGACATCGTCGAGGTCGGGGTGCCGTTCTCCGACCCGCTGGCCGACGGCCCGGTGATCCAGCGCTCGTCGCAGATCGCGCTCGAGGCGGGCATGACGCTCGACGGCACGCTCGACCTGGTCGCACGCGTGAAGCCGCGCATCCCGTCCGTGCTGTTCACGTACCTCAACCCGCTCATCGCCTCGGGCGGCGACGTGCTGCAGCGCGCGGTCGACGCAGGCCTGGACGGCGTGCTCGTGACGGACCTTCCGGTCGGCGCGGACCCGGAGCGTGAGGCGTGGCTCGGCGGCGGCTCGCTCGCGTTCGTGCGCCTGGTCGCGCCGACGACGCCGGCCGATCGCATGGCGGAGATCGCGCGCCACGGCTCGGGCTTCGTGTACCTCATCAGCCGACTCGGCGTGACGGGCGAGCGGAGCACGATGCCGGCGACGCTGCCCGCGACGATCGAGCGGCTGCGCGGCGCGACGACGCTGCCGATCTGCGTCGGCTTCGGCATCTCGCGCCCGGAGCAGGCCGCCGAGGTGGGCAAGCTCGCCGACGGCATCGCGGTCGGCAGCGCCCTCGTGCGCGCGGCGGGTGAGAGCGTGGAGCGCGCGCTCACGCTCGTGCGCGACATGCGCACCGCGCTCGACGGCTGA
- a CDS encoding LytR C-terminal domain-containing protein, whose product MKIGRWILALLLLGVLAWGTASRWTKREASRATRADTTPPAPKIPDDSTARAPSGVRVRVQVVNATTINGLARRATRWLRDRGFDVVEIGTTRDRIDSSLVLDRSGHPDWARRAAKAMGGARVESRPDSSRYLDLTVLVGRSWRPPAETLDP is encoded by the coding sequence ATGAAGATCGGCCGCTGGATCCTCGCCCTGCTGCTGCTCGGCGTGCTCGCGTGGGGCACCGCGTCGCGCTGGACCAAGCGCGAGGCGTCGCGCGCGACCCGCGCCGACACCACACCGCCGGCGCCGAAGATCCCCGACGACTCCACGGCCCGTGCGCCGAGCGGGGTGCGCGTGCGCGTGCAGGTCGTGAACGCGACGACGATCAACGGCCTCGCGCGCCGGGCGACACGCTGGCTGCGCGACCGCGGGTTCGACGTCGTGGAGATCGGCACCACGCGCGACCGAATCGACAGCTCGCTGGTGCTCGATCGCAGCGGCCACCCCGACTGGGCGCGCCGCGCGGCGAAGGCGATGGGCGGGGCGCGCGTGGAGTCGCGCCCCGACAGCTCACGCTACCTGGATCTCACCGTGCTGGTCGGCCGTTCGTGGCGCCCGCCGGCCGAGACGCTCGACCCGTAG
- the trpB gene encoding tryptophan synthase subunit beta translates to MTTPIDAATAAAPNDRFGAFGGRYVPETLVPALDELEAALDAALRDPAFRADLDDMLRNYVGRPSPLTAAPRLGARVGAPVWLKREDLNHTGAHKINNTVGQVLLAQRMGKKRIIAETGAGQHGVATATVCARYGLECVVYMGEEDMRRQALNVWRMRLMGATVEPVTSGTRTLKDATSEAIRDWVTNVDTSHYIIGSVVGPAPYPRMVREFQATIGREARAQMLERAGRLPQTVVACVGGGSNAMGIFAGFVDDRDVELVGVEAAGEGLDSERHSASLTRGTPGVLHGSLSYLLQDAGGQVHPAHSISAGLDYPGVGPEHSFLKDSKRAEYVAVTDADALRGFTLLSRLEGIIPALETSHAIAWVEQQCGRWKSDEPVLICLSGRGDKDVAQVSEMGDLPDIDTENGR, encoded by the coding sequence GTGACGACGCCCATCGACGCGGCCACGGCCGCCGCGCCTAACGATCGCTTCGGCGCCTTCGGGGGCCGGTACGTGCCCGAGACGCTCGTCCCCGCGCTCGACGAGCTGGAGGCGGCGCTCGACGCCGCATTGCGCGATCCCGCGTTCCGCGCGGACCTCGACGACATGCTGCGCAACTACGTCGGCCGGCCGTCGCCGCTCACCGCGGCGCCGCGACTCGGCGCGCGCGTGGGCGCACCGGTGTGGCTCAAGCGCGAGGATCTGAACCACACGGGCGCGCACAAGATCAACAACACGGTGGGCCAGGTGCTGCTCGCGCAGCGCATGGGGAAGAAGCGCATCATCGCCGAGACGGGCGCGGGGCAGCACGGCGTCGCCACGGCCACGGTGTGCGCGCGCTACGGCCTCGAGTGCGTCGTCTACATGGGCGAGGAGGACATGCGGCGGCAGGCGCTGAACGTGTGGCGCATGCGGCTCATGGGCGCGACCGTCGAGCCGGTGACGAGCGGCACGCGCACGCTGAAGGACGCGACGAGCGAGGCGATCCGCGACTGGGTGACGAACGTCGACACGAGCCACTACATCATCGGCTCCGTGGTCGGCCCGGCGCCGTATCCGCGCATGGTGCGCGAGTTCCAGGCGACGATCGGGCGCGAGGCGCGCGCGCAGATGCTCGAGCGCGCGGGGCGGCTGCCGCAGACGGTCGTCGCGTGCGTCGGCGGTGGGTCGAACGCGATGGGGATCTTCGCCGGCTTCGTCGACGACCGCGACGTCGAGCTGGTCGGGGTCGAGGCGGCGGGCGAGGGGCTCGACTCGGAGCGCCACTCCGCGTCGCTCACCCGCGGCACGCCCGGTGTGCTGCATGGCTCGCTGAGCTACCTGCTGCAGGACGCCGGCGGTCAGGTGCATCCGGCCCACTCGATCTCGGCGGGGCTCGACTACCCGGGCGTCGGCCCCGAGCACTCGTTCCTGAAGGACAGCAAGCGCGCCGAGTACGTCGCCGTCACCGATGCCGACGCGCTGCGCGGCTTCACGCTGCTGAGCCGACTCGAGGGGATCATCCCCGCGCTCGAGACGTCGCACGCGATCGCGTGGGTGGAGCAGCAGTGCGGGCGGTGGAAGTCGGACGAGCCGGTGCTGATCTGCCTGAGCGGCCGCGGCGACAAGGACGTCGCGCAGGTGAGCGAGATGGGCGACCTGCCCGACATCGATACGGAGAACGGCCGATGA
- the lexA gene encoding transcriptional repressor LexA translates to MPLTKRQREILTYLGSYSERNGYAPSFEEIAETFNYNSLATVHEHLTNLERKGYIKRSYNESRAIEILPSDTFPRAVELPLLGAVAAGMPIEAVASGETLAVPESFLRKSGSHYVLKVRGNSMIDAHISDGDFVIVNERHNADNGEMVIAMTSGTSATVKKFYREKDGRIRLQPANETMEPIYVSENDITIEGVVVGVLRRY, encoded by the coding sequence ATGCCGCTCACCAAGCGCCAGCGCGAGATCCTGACGTACCTCGGCAGCTACTCCGAGCGCAACGGCTACGCGCCGAGCTTCGAGGAGATCGCCGAGACGTTCAACTATAACTCTCTGGCGACCGTTCACGAACATCTGACCAACCTGGAACGGAAGGGCTACATCAAGCGCAGCTACAACGAGAGCCGCGCGATCGAGATCCTGCCCTCGGACACGTTCCCCCGCGCAGTCGAGCTGCCGCTGCTCGGCGCCGTCGCGGCCGGCATGCCGATCGAGGCCGTCGCCTCCGGCGAGACGCTCGCGGTGCCCGAGTCGTTCCTCCGCAAGTCGGGCAGCCACTACGTCCTGAAGGTGCGCGGCAACTCGATGATCGACGCGCACATCTCCGACGGCGACTTCGTCATCGTGAACGAGCGCCACAACGCCGACAACGGCGAGATGGTCATCGCGATGACGAGCGGCACCTCGGCCACGGTGAAGAAGTTCTACCGCGAGAAGGACGGCCGCATCCGCCTCCAGCCGGCGAACGAGACGATGGAGCCGATCTACGTCTCGGAGAACGACATCACGATCGAGGGTGTCGTCGTCGGCGTGCTCCGCCGCTACTGA